One window of Pirellulales bacterium genomic DNA carries:
- a CDS encoding iron-containing alcohol dehydrogenase — protein sequence MDSFDFQPRTRIIFGAGRLNSLGELASELGARRALLVSDPGIVAAGHAARGITALEKAGIETQLFSDVGENPSTDHVEAGLALARRYEPQLLIGLGGGSSMDCAKGINFVYSGGGRMQDYWGTGKMTREMLPMIAVPTTAGTGSETQSFALISDAKTHVKMACGDKKATCRVALLDPELTVTQPRRVTALTGIDAIAHALETYVTKRRNPVSTAFSREAWRLLSTNFARVLDVPEDLEARGGMQLGACFAGLAIENSMLGATHALANPLTARYKLPHGQAIALMLPHVVRFNAAEVSRWYRELVESVPANGKPRPAAIAEDLAETITTLVTKAGLAARLADCGVEREKLSDLATAASREWTGGFNPRTVTEADLLELYRAAY from the coding sequence ATGGACTCCTTTGACTTCCAGCCGCGAACGCGCATCATCTTCGGCGCTGGCCGTTTGAATTCGCTGGGCGAACTGGCGAGCGAACTCGGCGCGCGGCGGGCACTGTTGGTCAGCGATCCGGGCATCGTGGCCGCGGGACATGCCGCGCGTGGCATCACGGCCCTGGAAAAAGCCGGCATCGAGACGCAACTCTTTAGCGATGTCGGAGAAAACCCCAGCACGGACCATGTCGAGGCTGGCCTGGCCCTCGCGCGGCGCTACGAGCCGCAATTGTTGATCGGCCTGGGGGGCGGCAGCTCGATGGATTGCGCCAAAGGAATCAACTTCGTTTATTCCGGCGGCGGTCGCATGCAGGATTATTGGGGCACGGGCAAGATGACCCGTGAAATGCTCCCCATGATCGCCGTTCCCACGACGGCCGGCACGGGGAGCGAAACGCAATCGTTCGCCTTGATCTCGGACGCCAAGACACACGTCAAGATGGCCTGCGGCGACAAGAAGGCCACTTGCCGCGTAGCGCTTCTGGATCCTGAATTGACCGTCACACAGCCGCGCCGTGTAACAGCGCTCACGGGCATCGACGCCATAGCGCATGCCCTGGAGACGTACGTCACGAAGCGGCGCAATCCCGTTTCGACGGCCTTCAGCCGCGAGGCCTGGCGATTGTTGTCCACGAACTTCGCGCGCGTGCTAGACGTGCCCGAAGACCTCGAAGCCCGCGGCGGCATGCAACTGGGCGCCTGCTTTGCCGGGCTAGCGATCGAGAACTCGATGCTCGGCGCAACGCATGCACTCGCGAATCCGCTGACCGCGCGCTACAAGCTGCCTCACGGCCAGGCGATTGCCCTGATGTTACCGCACGTGGTGCGCTTCAACGCGGCCGAGGTCAGCCGTTGGTACCGCGAGCTGGTCGAGTCAGTGCCGGCTAACGGCAAACCACGGCCGGCCGCCATCGCCGAAGATCTGGCCGAGACCATTACGACGCTGGTCACCAAGGCCGGCCTGGCCGCGCGATTGGCCGATTGCGGTGTCGAACGTGAAAAGCTGAGCGACCTGGCAACCGCCGCGTCGCGCGAATGGACCGGTGGATTCAACCCACGTACCGTGACCGAGGCGGACCTCCTTGAACTTTATCGCGCCGCCTATTAG
- a CDS encoding glycosyltransferase family 39 protein, translating to MMLRSSIFAVTRFAGWLQGPLPVALLIAAHLALGISAVNRKSITYDEGIHVTGGLSYWKTNDYRLQPENGNWSQRFVALPAWLGGFVAPPFTGDAWQNSDVRILENELFYGVGNDADTLLRDSRLIMAIPSAMLALTVYLWSRKLFGPTGGLVSLALYAFSPSMLANGFLTTSDLFATLFFLTAMAAEWRLLNRPSPGALIIAALTMSGLLLCKFSGALLIPMVLILVAIRVFFDPHDDDAILSRNRLRQSTRHLALSILLLALQVPVVVGVIWASYGFRYSAFAPGAEAIRFETPWPDIEAGSPAWLRAPLTVARTRHLLPEAYLYGFATTVRMSQTRKAFFLGEFTDTGRIYYFPTSVAVKTPLEVFVLLIIAAFVAVRKVIEGSEKQADRNWPLDAAPLFVLIVVYLAVAMRSGLNIGHRHILPIYPPLLILAGASGLAFDARAASLMRLSVIKGIRAIVLLLIATSAFTACLIWPNYLAYFNLITGGPAHGYRWFVDSSLDWGQDLKGLKSWLNEQSRDTSPPRTYLSYFGVAHPAYYDIRAELLPCRGIVRPAQLPTPLTGGTYCISATMLQAVYLLPCGRWNVDYEKLYQNSLQFLPMIDTSRDFATFPTDVREACNVSEQLRFARLCSFLRAREPDDNIGHSILIYRLTDDDVRKALDGPPCELLPRPE from the coding sequence ATGATGCTTCGATCTTCCATTTTCGCTGTCACTCGCTTCGCGGGATGGCTGCAGGGCCCACTGCCTGTCGCATTGCTCATCGCTGCGCACCTGGCGCTTGGCATCAGCGCCGTGAATCGCAAATCGATAACCTATGACGAAGGGATTCACGTCACCGGCGGACTCAGTTACTGGAAGACCAACGACTACCGCTTGCAGCCTGAGAATGGCAATTGGTCGCAACGATTTGTCGCCTTGCCCGCTTGGCTGGGCGGATTCGTCGCACCTCCGTTTACCGGCGATGCCTGGCAGAATTCGGACGTCCGCATCCTCGAAAACGAGCTCTTCTATGGCGTAGGCAACGACGCGGACACCTTACTGCGTGATTCGCGGCTGATAATGGCCATTCCCAGTGCGATGTTGGCACTGACGGTCTATCTTTGGTCGCGTAAGCTGTTTGGACCGACAGGCGGCCTGGTGAGCCTGGCGCTATACGCCTTCTCGCCGAGCATGCTGGCCAACGGATTTCTGACAACGTCCGACCTCTTCGCCACGCTCTTCTTCCTGACGGCGATGGCCGCCGAATGGCGCCTGCTGAATCGGCCCTCCCCGGGGGCACTGATCATCGCCGCTCTTACGATGTCCGGCTTGCTGCTGTGCAAGTTCTCGGGCGCGCTTCTCATTCCAATGGTCCTGATCTTGGTCGCCATTCGCGTTTTTTTCGACCCCCATGACGACGACGCGATACTCTCCCGAAACCGGCTTCGACAATCGACGCGTCACCTCGCGCTATCGATACTTTTGCTCGCACTGCAAGTTCCTGTTGTGGTTGGCGTGATCTGGGCTTCCTACGGCTTTCGATACTCGGCCTTCGCTCCCGGAGCCGAGGCAATTCGGTTCGAAACGCCTTGGCCTGACATCGAGGCTGGCAGTCCGGCATGGCTGCGAGCGCCGCTCACTGTGGCTCGTACTCGACACTTGCTCCCCGAGGCTTACCTCTACGGGTTTGCTACTACAGTCAGGATGTCACAAACGCGAAAGGCCTTCTTTCTGGGCGAGTTCACCGATACAGGCCGAATCTACTATTTTCCCACTAGCGTCGCCGTCAAAACACCGCTGGAAGTGTTCGTTCTGTTGATCATTGCCGCGTTCGTCGCCGTCAGAAAGGTGATCGAGGGTTCAGAAAAACAGGCGGATCGCAATTGGCCCCTCGATGCCGCACCGCTATTCGTCCTGATCGTAGTTTATCTCGCGGTCGCAATGCGCAGCGGCTTGAATATCGGGCATCGCCACATCCTGCCGATTTACCCGCCACTCCTCATTCTGGCGGGCGCGAGCGGCCTCGCCTTCGACGCACGGGCAGCCTCGCTAATGCGGCTGTCCGTAATAAAAGGAATTCGCGCGATTGTGCTGCTGCTTATCGCGACTAGCGCCTTCACGGCGTGTTTGATCTGGCCCAACTATCTCGCCTACTTCAATCTCATCACGGGTGGGCCGGCTCACGGATACCGATGGTTCGTCGACAGCTCACTCGACTGGGGTCAGGACCTGAAGGGGTTAAAATCCTGGTTGAATGAACAATCTCGAGACACCAGCCCCCCGCGAACATACCTCTCGTATTTTGGTGTCGCACACCCCGCCTATTACGATATTCGGGCTGAACTTCTTCCCTGCCGAGGCATCGTCCGTCCCGCTCAGCTCCCCACGCCGTTAACTGGCGGCACCTACTGCATCAGCGCAACGATGCTGCAAGCCGTCTATTTGCTCCCCTGTGGTCGCTGGAATGTCGATTACGAGAAACTGTATCAGAACTCGCTCCAATTCCTGCCAATGATCGACACCTCGCGCGACTTTGCGACCTTTCCCACAGACGTCCGAGAAGCGTGCAATGTCTCCGAGCAACTGCGATTTGCCAGGCTCTGTAGCTTTCTGCGGGCGCGCGAACCTGACGACAATATCGGCCATTCGATCTTGATCTACCGCCTGACAGACGACGACGTTCGCAAGGCGCTCGACGGACCGCCGTGCGAATTGCTACCTCGGCCCGAATGA
- a CDS encoding thioesterase family protein, whose amino-acid sequence MTRSTKSPVTAPPTFQTTRRVEFRDTDAAGIMHFSAFFNYMEQVEHEFLRHMGLSVITHDEEGTISWPRVSASCDYRGAVQFEDILDVEVQIIRQGEKSITYGFTFLHGKRPVAQGQITTVCCRLDAKAPPRSIPIPDWIVAKIAKIPKSKKKKRGG is encoded by the coding sequence GTGACCCGATCGACCAAAAGTCCCGTAACCGCGCCTCCGACGTTCCAGACGACGCGGCGCGTCGAATTTCGTGATACCGACGCCGCCGGCATCATGCATTTCTCGGCCTTCTTCAATTACATGGAGCAGGTCGAGCACGAGTTTCTGCGCCACATGGGCTTAAGCGTCATCACGCATGACGAAGAAGGAACGATCAGTTGGCCGCGCGTCAGCGCCAGTTGCGATTACCGTGGCGCCGTGCAGTTCGAGGACATTCTCGACGTCGAAGTGCAGATCATTCGCCAGGGGGAAAAGAGCATCACCTACGGATTTACTTTTCTGCACGGAAAACGCCCCGTCGCCCAGGGCCAGATTACGACGGTCTGCTGCCGCCTCGACGCCAAGGCTCCGCCACGGTCGATACCGATCCCCGACTGGATCGTTGCCAAGATTGCCAAGATCCCCAAGAGCAAGAAAAAAAAACGCGGCGGGTAA
- a CDS encoding aldehyde dehydrogenase family protein: MLNLPILRWGKPYDSLEIDEVKHFLTAEPIAKVSQANGGLLQRDMRFAQRARDVLRELSPEELISRVKKAADLYLNATLPMGDGQQSPQEFARQQSASTGLPEHMCSGNMQKNYFVLSNMDRMLDALTRGLDLSILSRGYGVEGRGVIVSYQAQAPAVGLVLPSNSPGVHTLWMPVIPMQVGLVLKPGPQEPWTPYRMAAAFAEAGVPREAISIYPGGGDVGAAVLANCSRSMIFGGTATVERYKGDPRVQAHGPGFSKILLGDDCVDDWEKYIDVMADSVYLNSGRGCINCSGIWASRHTEKIAAALAERIGPIAPLPPEDPQSGLAAFTVAGVAPAVWNAIEVDLRESGVKHSTEKFGPRLVEQGRAAYLRPTVVECDSPDRAIAKKEYMFPFTTVVKCPQEKMIEAIGPTLVCSAITEDANFQRQLTDAVHIDRLNIGPIPTIKLDWLQPHEGNIVEFLFRARAYQLVPEAVKRVERETAAAHA; encoded by the coding sequence GTGTTGAACCTGCCCATTCTGCGCTGGGGAAAGCCGTACGACTCGCTTGAGATCGACGAGGTCAAACACTTCCTCACAGCCGAACCGATCGCCAAGGTTAGCCAGGCCAACGGCGGCTTGCTGCAACGCGACATGCGCTTTGCGCAGCGAGCCCGCGACGTGCTGCGCGAGCTATCTCCCGAAGAATTGATTTCGCGCGTGAAGAAGGCAGCTGACCTTTATCTCAACGCCACCTTGCCGATGGGGGACGGACAGCAAAGTCCCCAGGAATTCGCCCGCCAGCAAAGCGCCTCGACTGGTTTGCCCGAGCACATGTGCAGCGGCAACATGCAGAAGAATTATTTCGTGCTATCGAATATGGATCGAATGCTCGATGCGCTGACGCGCGGGCTCGATTTGTCGATTTTGTCGCGAGGCTACGGCGTCGAAGGGCGCGGCGTCATCGTAAGTTATCAAGCTCAGGCGCCGGCCGTAGGGCTCGTATTGCCGTCGAACTCGCCGGGCGTACATACGCTGTGGATGCCGGTCATCCCCATGCAAGTCGGACTGGTGCTGAAGCCAGGTCCGCAGGAACCGTGGACCCCCTATCGTATGGCCGCGGCATTCGCCGAAGCGGGCGTGCCGCGCGAGGCGATCTCGATTTACCCCGGCGGTGGTGATGTAGGTGCCGCGGTGCTCGCGAATTGCTCGCGCAGCATGATCTTCGGCGGCACGGCGACCGTCGAACGATACAAGGGAGACCCGCGAGTCCAGGCACACGGCCCCGGCTTCAGCAAGATTCTACTGGGCGATGATTGCGTCGATGATTGGGAAAAGTATATCGATGTCATGGCCGACAGTGTTTACCTCAATAGCGGTCGCGGCTGCATCAACTGCTCGGGTATCTGGGCATCCCGCCACACCGAGAAAATCGCCGCCGCCTTGGCCGAACGCATCGGACCAATCGCTCCCCTTCCTCCGGAAGACCCGCAATCCGGGCTCGCCGCGTTTACCGTCGCTGGCGTCGCACCCGCGGTGTGGAATGCCATCGAGGTCGACCTGCGCGAATCCGGCGTGAAGCACTCGACCGAGAAGTTTGGCCCACGACTGGTCGAGCAAGGTCGCGCCGCTTATCTGCGTCCGACCGTGGTCGAATGCGATTCGCCGGATCGGGCGATCGCCAAGAAAGAATACATGTTCCCGTTCACGACCGTCGTAAAGTGCCCGCAAGAGAAGATGATTGAAGCCATCGGGCCTACCCTGGTGTGCAGTGCGATTACCGAGGACGCCAACTTCCAGCGTCAATTGACGGACGCCGTCCATATCGACCGCCTGAATATCGGACCGATCCCCACCATCAAGCTGGATTGGCTCCAGCCGCACGAAGGGAACATCGTCGAATTCCTGTTCCGCGCCCGGGCCTACCAGCTCGTGCCCGAGGCCGTGAAGCGTGTCGAGCGTGAAACGGCCGCCGCGCATGCCTGA
- a CDS encoding glycosyltransferase family 4 protein produces the protein MKIVYLAAGAGGMYCGSCLHDNTLAAALLDLGEDILLVPTYTPIRTDEADVSEKRVMFGGISVYLQQKWSLFRHTPWLLDKLWDRPKLIDWLARRSISTAAEDLGDLTVSMLRGEEGNQRKEVEKIVHWLAHDVRPDIVHLSNSMLVGMAREIRRKLNVPIVCTLSGEDIFLEKLAAPHYQQARDALRERVSDVTAFVSLNQYYADFMVDYAGIPRERIHVIPHGLKLAGHGGQPRRTDGPEFTIGYFARICHDKGLHHLVDAFTLLAKDSDLPPISLRVAGYLGAADRPYLQALQQKLQSAGLHDRFQYLGELNRAGKIDFLSSLDAMSVPTVYRESKGLSILEAWANAVPVVLPEHGTFPELIRDTGGGLLHEPENPQALARALRQLILDPASARNLGLAAQQAIRDRYTAETMARRTLDLYRSLVPTSVSEKAMHP, from the coding sequence ATGAAAATCGTCTATCTTGCCGCCGGCGCCGGGGGAATGTATTGCGGCAGTTGCCTGCACGACAATACGCTGGCCGCTGCGCTCCTGGATCTGGGCGAAGACATTCTGCTCGTCCCAACCTATACGCCGATTCGCACCGACGAGGCGGACGTCAGCGAAAAGCGCGTCATGTTCGGCGGCATCAGCGTCTACCTGCAGCAAAAGTGGTCCCTGTTTCGCCACACGCCCTGGCTGCTCGACAAACTGTGGGACCGCCCCAAGCTGATCGACTGGTTAGCCCGCCGCAGCATCAGCACTGCCGCCGAAGATTTGGGCGACCTTACCGTTTCGATGCTACGCGGCGAAGAAGGAAACCAGCGCAAGGAAGTCGAAAAGATCGTCCATTGGCTGGCCCATGATGTTCGCCCCGATATCGTTCATCTTTCGAACTCGATGCTGGTCGGCATGGCGCGCGAGATTCGCCGCAAATTGAACGTGCCGATCGTCTGCACCCTCTCGGGCGAAGATATTTTTCTCGAGAAGCTCGCGGCACCACACTATCAACAGGCGCGCGACGCGCTGCGCGAACGGGTCAGCGATGTAACCGCGTTTGTCTCGTTGAATCAGTATTATGCCGATTTCATGGTCGACTACGCCGGCATCCCGCGCGAACGCATCCACGTCATTCCGCACGGGCTGAAATTGGCCGGCCACGGAGGACAGCCGCGACGCACCGACGGCCCGGAATTCACGATTGGCTACTTCGCCCGCATCTGCCATGACAAAGGGCTGCATCACCTGGTCGATGCGTTCACGCTGCTGGCCAAAGACTCGGATTTGCCTCCCATCTCGCTGCGGGTCGCCGGCTATCTAGGTGCGGCCGACCGCCCCTATTTGCAGGCATTGCAGCAAAAGCTGCAATCGGCAGGGCTGCACGATCGTTTCCAATATTTGGGAGAGCTCAACCGCGCGGGAAAGATCGATTTCCTTTCCTCATTGGATGCAATGAGCGTCCCCACTGTCTATCGCGAAAGCAAGGGGCTCTCGATTCTCGAAGCCTGGGCCAATGCCGTGCCGGTGGTGCTGCCGGAGCACGGTACGTTTCCGGAATTGATCCGCGATACGGGGGGCGGACTGCTGCACGAGCCCGAAAATCCGCAGGCCCTGGCCCGCGCTCTGCGGCAACTGATTCTCGATCCCGCCAGTGCCAGGAACTTGGGCTTGGCAGCACAACAGGCGATTCGCGATCGTTATACTGCCGAGACCATGGCGCGGCGAACGCTGGACCTGTACCGCAGCCTGGTGCCTACTTCTGTCTCTGAAAAGGCAATGCATCCGTGA
- a CDS encoding PQQ-binding-like beta-propeller repeat protein — MKEPAAVADEPANEKSDWPIFRGNTLSNGVSASPLAGDPALLWKKSFKDGMFESTPVIEGGVVYVGELNGYFYALDLATGDEKWKFHSELGFRAPGAVRDGLVYVGDTEGRFVCLDASSGEQKWTLSTDAEINAGANFYKDNVLIGSQNGALYSLNAKTGAEVWKYSIDNMIQCSPTIVEDRVFLAGCDSILHIINVETGVRVSQVDIQDPTGVTPAAVGDLIYFATQGARVFCVNWREAKVSWVYEHPKKKSPYQSSPAVSGGIVTIGGRDRMIHGLKADSGDELWTFPTRRNVDASPVIVKDRVYVGAGDGRIYGLNLASGEKVWEYEAGGDFVGSPAVAAGRMVVAGGAGDVFCFGTPPDK, encoded by the coding sequence TTGAAAGAACCGGCTGCCGTCGCGGACGAACCTGCCAACGAGAAGAGCGATTGGCCCATCTTCCGCGGCAACACTCTCTCGAACGGCGTGTCAGCGAGTCCGCTCGCGGGCGATCCCGCGCTGCTATGGAAGAAATCGTTCAAGGACGGCATGTTCGAATCGACCCCCGTCATCGAAGGGGGTGTCGTCTATGTGGGTGAGCTGAATGGTTATTTCTATGCACTCGACTTGGCAACAGGCGATGAGAAATGGAAATTCCATTCCGAGCTTGGCTTTCGGGCCCCCGGTGCCGTACGCGATGGCCTCGTCTACGTCGGCGACACCGAAGGGCGCTTTGTCTGCCTGGATGCCAGTAGTGGCGAACAGAAGTGGACGTTATCGACCGACGCGGAAATCAACGCTGGCGCGAACTTTTACAAAGACAACGTCCTGATCGGCTCTCAGAACGGCGCCCTCTATTCGTTGAATGCGAAAACTGGCGCTGAAGTCTGGAAGTATTCGATCGACAATATGATCCAATGCTCGCCGACGATCGTCGAAGATCGCGTCTTCCTGGCCGGCTGCGATAGCATCCTGCACATCATCAATGTCGAGACGGGCGTGCGAGTCTCGCAGGTCGACATTCAAGATCCCACCGGCGTCACTCCGGCGGCCGTGGGGGATCTGATCTATTTCGCAACCCAGGGGGCGCGCGTCTTCTGCGTGAACTGGCGTGAAGCGAAAGTGTCCTGGGTCTACGAACATCCAAAAAAGAAATCGCCCTACCAGTCTTCGCCTGCAGTCTCCGGCGGCATTGTGACGATCGGCGGACGCGACCGTATGATTCATGGCCTGAAGGCCGATTCCGGGGACGAACTGTGGACGTTTCCCACCCGCCGGAATGTCGACGCTTCCCCCGTCATTGTTAAAGATCGCGTTTACGTCGGAGCCGGGGACGGGCGGATCTATGGGTTGAATCTGGCCTCGGGTGAGAAAGTATGGGAGTATGAAGCGGGCGGTGACTTTGTCGGCTCACCGGCAGTCGCGGCCGGCCGCATGGTCGTCGCAGGCGGCGCCGGCGACGTGTTTTGCTTTGGCACTCCTCCCGACAAATAA
- a CDS encoding DUF420 domain-containing protein — protein MDRLRIDGFLGTRASLMLDVVFLAMFAVLVILAASIYVVRYRRNYAWHKRIQLTLGLVLLVTVALFEADMRINGWMKRAEASRFYAPMTAPSRLLSTFYLKILHRPEVPGLVFTALGIHLFFAVTTSLLWVWVIVQGLRRFPKPPVPNAYSTSHKFWAWLAAIDMGFTALTGWIFYVLAFVA, from the coding sequence ATGGATCGCTTGCGGATTGACGGATTTCTGGGCACCCGCGCGTCGCTGATGCTGGACGTGGTCTTCCTGGCGATGTTCGCCGTGCTGGTGATCCTGGCCGCGAGCATTTATGTAGTGCGATACCGGCGAAATTATGCGTGGCACAAGCGAATTCAACTGACTTTGGGGTTGGTCCTGCTGGTGACCGTGGCACTGTTCGAAGCCGATATGCGAATCAACGGCTGGATGAAGCGCGCCGAAGCATCGCGGTTTTATGCCCCCATGACCGCACCCAGCCGGCTGCTGTCGACGTTCTATCTGAAGATTCTTCATCGGCCCGAGGTGCCGGGGTTGGTGTTTACGGCCCTGGGCATTCACCTTTTCTTCGCCGTGACGACCAGCCTGCTGTGGGTGTGGGTCATCGTGCAGGGGCTGCGCCGATTTCCGAAACCGCCGGTGCCCAATGCTTACAGTACGAGCCATAAGTTCTGGGCCTGGCTGGCGGCGATCGACATGGGCTTCACGGCCCTGACCGGCTGGATCTTCTACGTGCTGGCTTTTGTGGCGTAA
- a CDS encoding ABC transporter ATP-binding protein has translation MAELIVQDITREFATRGEPLSVLRGCGLELAAGESAVIVGPSGSGKSTFLYIVGTLDRPTSGTVRLAADDPFALDEQGLAAFRNERIGFVFQDHHLLPQCSVLENVLVPALAGGGVTADLVTRARDLLSRVGLAGRLEHRPAELSGGERQRAAVARALLRRPQLILADEPTGNLDRTSATAIGDLLLEMQEREGTMLIVVTHSLELARRFGRQYELDDGRLKQVALSA, from the coding sequence ATGGCCGAACTGATCGTTCAAGACATCACGCGCGAGTTTGCCACACGTGGAGAGCCGCTGTCGGTTCTGCGCGGCTGCGGATTGGAACTCGCCGCAGGCGAAAGCGCGGTCATCGTCGGCCCCAGCGGCTCGGGCAAAAGCACGTTCTTGTACATCGTCGGCACGCTCGATCGTCCCACCAGTGGCACAGTACGATTGGCCGCCGACGACCCCTTCGCACTCGACGAGCAGGGCCTGGCCGCCTTTCGTAACGAGCGCATCGGCTTTGTATTCCAGGACCATCACCTGCTGCCGCAATGCTCGGTGCTGGAAAACGTGTTGGTGCCGGCCTTGGCCGGCGGCGGCGTCACCGCGGACCTGGTCACCCGCGCCCGCGACTTATTGTCGCGAGTCGGTCTCGCAGGGCGCTTAGAGCATCGGCCGGCCGAGCTTTCCGGCGGAGAGCGTCAGCGGGCCGCCGTCGCCCGCGCGCTTTTGCGGCGTCCGCAGTTGATCCTGGCCGACGAGCCGACCGGAAATCTCGACCGCACGAGCGCCACCGCGATCGGCGATCTGCTGCTCGAGATGCAAGAGCGAGAAGGCACGATGCTGATCGTCGTCACGCACAGCCTGGAGCTGGCCCGCCGCTTCGGCCGGCAGTACGAGTTGGATGATGGGCGGCTGAAACAGGTCGCGCTTTCCGCGTGA
- a CDS encoding coproporphyrinogen-III oxidase family protein, with amino-acid sequence MSTETVKTEVGSYFIANYPPFSQWTTEAVDDVRAALAAPPADVPLGLYLHIPFCRKRCKFCYFRVYTDKNAEGVERYVAALAREIELVSRLPVMGKRPFRFVYFGGGTPSFLSARQLTSLVDRLRANINWDQAEEVTFECEPGTLSQPKLATLKELGITRLSLGIENFSDAVLEENGRAHLSGEVYKAWDWITALGFPNTNIDLISGMVGETEANWHDCIRRTIDLAPDSVTIYQMELPFNTVYSQDILGNKIETPVADWPTKRAWVDYAFDQLSAAGYSVSSAYTMVRDASKVNFSYRDNLWRGSDLLATGVASFGHVSGVHYQNLPDWESYLSTLEAGELPVSRGLRPTKHQLLVRELILQLKTGKIDFNYFRDKFGVDALSDWQQVWQHYVDEGWLSINGNRVQLTREGLLRVDSLLPPFFEPEHQGVRYT; translated from the coding sequence ATGTCCACGGAAACCGTCAAAACCGAGGTTGGCAGCTATTTCATTGCCAACTATCCCCCGTTCTCGCAGTGGACGACCGAAGCAGTGGACGACGTGCGCGCGGCACTGGCCGCACCGCCGGCCGACGTGCCGCTGGGTCTGTATTTGCACATCCCCTTCTGCCGCAAACGCTGCAAGTTTTGCTACTTCCGCGTTTATACCGACAAGAACGCTGAGGGAGTCGAACGTTATGTGGCGGCGCTAGCGCGTGAAATCGAATTGGTCAGCCGGCTACCCGTGATGGGAAAGCGACCATTTCGCTTTGTTTACTTTGGCGGTGGCACGCCGTCATTCTTAAGTGCCCGGCAGCTAACGTCGTTGGTCGACCGCTTGCGTGCGAACATCAACTGGGACCAGGCCGAGGAAGTCACCTTCGAATGCGAGCCCGGCACGCTCTCGCAGCCAAAGCTTGCCACGCTCAAGGAACTGGGGATCACGCGACTCAGCCTGGGCATCGAGAATTTCAGTGATGCCGTGCTCGAAGAAAACGGCCGGGCCCATCTATCGGGCGAAGTCTACAAGGCCTGGGATTGGATTACAGCCCTTGGCTTTCCGAACACCAATATTGACCTGATCTCGGGCATGGTCGGCGAAACCGAAGCCAACTGGCACGATTGCATTCGCCGCACGATCGATCTGGCCCCGGACAGCGTCACGATTTATCAAATGGAGTTGCCGTTCAACACGGTTTACTCGCAGGACATTCTCGGCAACAAGATCGAAACCCCCGTCGCCGACTGGCCCACCAAGCGGGCTTGGGTCGATTACGCCTTCGATCAACTTTCCGCGGCCGGCTACTCGGTGTCGAGCGCTTACACCATGGTGCGCGATGCCTCGAAGGTGAATTTCAGCTACCGCGACAACTTGTGGCGCGGCAGCGACCTGCTGGCCACCGGGGTCGCCAGCTTCGGCCACGTCTCGGGCGTGCATTACCAGAACCTGCCGGACTGGGAAAGCTATCTGTCGACGCTCGAAGCAGGCGAATTGCCAGTCTCACGCGGCCTGAGGCCGACGAAGCACCAGTTGCTAGTGCGCGAATTGATTCTGCAATTGAAGACGGGCAAGATCGACTTCAACTACTTCCGCGACAAGTTCGGGGTTGATGCTCTTTCGGACTGGCAGCAAGTCTGGCAGCACTACGTCGACGAAGGCTGGCTGTCGATCAATGGGAACCGCGTCCAGTTGACGCGCGAAGGGTTGCTGCGAGTCGACTCGCTATTGCCTCCATTCTTCGAGCCGGAACACCAAGGGGTGCGATACACGTAA